One window from the genome of Blastopirellula retiformator encodes:
- a CDS encoding anthranilate synthase component I family protein, whose protein sequence is MNDPAPVIVPLANFDIVAAWEKLREAPRCLFLDSALQHVRLGRYSFLTADPWRWIVAQPGDRDCLARIAELLAQFQTPTISGLPPFQGGAAGLFGYEFGAALEGVEAAKQDEFNVPQLAIGFYDVVIGVDHASGDAWLISQGFPETNKNKRIERAQQRADQFLRWLQVGVSPEEAKPPSQRQPLSVERLTPQFSTPHAGVTSSFSETAYLAAVERSVEYVRAGDIFQVNLSQRLLHPATSEPATLYRSLRTCNAAPFAAYFDMDDATLLSASPERFVQVKGRQVETRPIKGTRLRSGRPEWDMYAGGDLLASEKDRAENIMIVDLMRNDLSRVCADESVSVTELCVLEQYATVQHLVSTIVARLRDDACPLDLLPAAFPGGSITGAPKIRAMQIIAELEPTVRGPYCGSLGYIGLDGTVDLNILIRTVTAAAGWWQFPVGGGLVVQSEPRREYEETWHKAGGILQAIAAIS, encoded by the coding sequence GTGAACGACCCCGCACCGGTCATCGTGCCGCTGGCCAACTTTGATATCGTCGCCGCGTGGGAGAAACTGCGCGAAGCGCCCCGCTGCTTGTTCCTCGACAGCGCGCTGCAGCATGTTCGGCTCGGTCGGTATAGCTTTCTAACGGCCGATCCTTGGCGGTGGATCGTGGCCCAGCCTGGCGATCGCGATTGTCTAGCGCGAATCGCCGAACTGCTGGCGCAATTTCAGACGCCGACGATCAGCGGCCTGCCGCCGTTTCAAGGTGGGGCGGCCGGCCTGTTTGGTTATGAGTTTGGCGCCGCGCTGGAAGGGGTGGAAGCGGCCAAGCAGGATGAGTTCAACGTGCCGCAGTTGGCGATCGGGTTTTATGACGTGGTGATTGGCGTCGATCATGCCAGCGGCGACGCCTGGTTGATCTCCCAAGGTTTCCCCGAGACGAACAAGAATAAGCGCATAGAGCGGGCCCAGCAGCGAGCCGATCAATTCTTGCGGTGGCTGCAGGTCGGCGTCTCGCCGGAAGAAGCGAAACCGCCGTCGCAGCGTCAGCCGCTCTCCGTCGAGCGCCTGACGCCGCAGTTCTCCACGCCGCATGCTGGCGTTACCAGCAGCTTTTCGGAAACAGCTTACTTGGCCGCGGTCGAGCGGTCAGTCGAGTACGTACGGGCTGGCGACATCTTTCAGGTCAACCTTTCGCAGCGTCTCTTGCATCCGGCGACCAGCGAACCGGCGACTTTGTATCGCAGCTTACGAACCTGCAACGCGGCGCCGTTTGCGGCTTACTTTGACATGGACGACGCCACGCTGCTGAGCGCCTCGCCGGAGCGATTTGTCCAGGTGAAAGGACGTCAGGTCGAAACCCGGCCGATCAAAGGAACGCGGCTCCGCAGCGGTCGGCCTGAGTGGGATATGTATGCCGGGGGCGATTTGCTGGCGAGCGAGAAGGATCGGGCCGAAAATATCATGATCGTCGATCTGATGCGGAACGACCTGTCGCGAGTCTGCGCCGACGAAAGCGTTTCGGTCACCGAACTGTGCGTGCTCGAGCAATATGCCACGGTGCAGCACCTAGTCTCAACGATTGTAGCCCGGCTGCGCGACGACGCCTGCCCGCTCGATCTGCTGCCGGCTGCATTCCCCGGCGGTTCGATCACCGGCGCTCCCAAAATCCGGGCGATGCAGATCATCGCCGAACTCGAACCGACGGTCCGCGGCCCGTATTGCGGTTCGCTGGGCTACATTGGGTTGGACGGTACGGTTGACCTGAACATCCTGATCCGCACCGTGACGGCGGCTGCTGGATGGTGGCAGTTTCCGGTGGGAGGAGGCTTGGTGGTGCAAAGCGAGCCGCGGCGCGAATACGAAGAAACCTGGCATAAGGCAGGCGGCATCCTGCAGGCGATCGCCGCAATTTCATGA
- a CDS encoding SDR family NAD(P)-dependent oxidoreductase, with protein MPDLTHKIAVVTGSSSGIGRAAAMRLAARGASIVVHAAKNRAGAEETCAEISRLGGKAATVLCNFADAEARSKFIDSAWNVWGGVDYWVNNAGVDVLTGASKELSFAEKLQLLWQVDVESTIHLSREVGRRWIAEKREGAAIVNIGWDQSECGMEGDSGEMFATIKSAITAFSRSLARSLAPQVRVNVVAPGWIKTSWGETASDLWSRRATAEALLRRWGTPEDIAAAIEFLVSPNSGFITGHVLPVNGGLDHSHLPERDE; from the coding sequence ATGCCTGATTTGACCCACAAAATCGCCGTCGTAACCGGTTCTTCCAGCGGAATCGGCCGGGCCGCAGCGATGCGATTGGCGGCCCGCGGGGCCAGCATCGTCGTTCACGCGGCCAAAAACCGCGCCGGCGCCGAGGAAACCTGCGCCGAGATTTCCCGCTTGGGGGGGAAAGCCGCCACGGTTTTGTGCAACTTTGCCGACGCCGAGGCCCGGTCAAAATTTATCGATTCGGCCTGGAACGTTTGGGGCGGTGTTGACTATTGGGTCAACAATGCGGGCGTCGACGTCCTGACCGGCGCCAGCAAAGAACTCTCGTTTGCCGAAAAGCTGCAACTGTTGTGGCAGGTCGACGTCGAATCGACGATTCATCTCTCCCGAGAAGTCGGTCGCCGCTGGATCGCGGAAAAGCGGGAAGGCGCCGCGATCGTCAACATCGGCTGGGATCAGTCGGAGTGCGGCATGGAAGGGGACAGCGGCGAGATGTTCGCCACGATAAAATCGGCGATCACCGCCTTCAGCCGCAGCCTGGCCCGGTCACTGGCGCCGCAGGTGCGGGTCAACGTGGTCGCGCCCGGTTGGATCAAGACATCTTGGGGCGAAACGGCGAGCGATCTTTGGAGCCGCCGCGCTACCGCAGAGGCGCTGCTGCGGCGGTGGGGCACTCCCGAGGACATCGCCGCGGCGATCGAGTTTCTCGTTTCGCCAAACAGCGGGTTCATCACGGGGCACGTGCTGCCGGTCAACGGCGGCTTGGATCACTCGCACCTTCCCGAGCGGGACGAATAG
- a CDS encoding anthranilate synthase component II, translating to MILVIDNYDSFVNNLARYFRLWSQETHVVRNDVITLEEIERLQPSAIVLSPGPCTPDEAGVSLDVVRTFVDTTPMLGVCLGHQTIAQALGGKVIRAAEPMHGRSSVVRHDHDPLFAGMPDSIRVGRYHSLTVELKSLPTCLRTIAAAEDRQIMAVRHVTRPVYGVQFHPESILTEQGFAMIGNFLRGVGIEAHMHSEIASDAPPSVPPDFAPQDVPFYY from the coding sequence ATGATCCTGGTCATCGACAACTACGATAGCTTCGTCAACAACCTGGCGCGGTACTTCCGCCTCTGGAGCCAGGAGACGCATGTCGTGCGCAACGATGTGATCACGCTGGAAGAAATCGAACGGTTGCAGCCGAGCGCGATCGTCCTGTCGCCAGGGCCATGCACGCCGGATGAAGCGGGCGTGTCGCTCGACGTGGTTCGCACGTTCGTTGACACGACGCCCATGCTGGGAGTCTGTCTCGGCCATCAAACCATCGCGCAGGCGCTCGGCGGAAAGGTGATTCGCGCGGCGGAGCCGATGCATGGCCGGTCGTCGGTCGTGCGGCATGATCACGATCCGCTGTTCGCAGGCATGCCCGATTCGATTCGCGTCGGCCGCTACCATTCGCTGACCGTCGAACTAAAGTCGCTGCCAACCTGTTTGCGGACGATCGCCGCGGCCGAAGATCGGCAGATCATGGCGGTCCGGCATGTGACGCGGCCGGTCTACGGCGTGCAGTTTCATCCTGAGTCGATCTTGACCGAGCAAGGTTTCGCGATGATCGGCAACTTTTTGCGCGGCGTCGGGATCGAAGCGCACATGCACAGCGAGATCGCCAGCGACGCGCCGCCGAGCGTGCCGCCTGACTTTGCTCCGCAAGACGTCCCTTTCTATTACTAA
- a CDS encoding outer membrane protein assembly factor BamB family protein, which produces MTEPVEPSPNEDAVTTQESSPRIVPPAYVWIFSGLFLLLAIYGQWAPELGDGALASWHDSAPMLFDGAVGNVLTLIGAFFMLALPIAWFAIFSRFDIYVRLMPIVVCLSAVGVFFIFFKIVHNDGEMKPKFAYRFGLRPDQRLGELEGDGAGESVSLQTTEHDFPQFLGPNRNLVVAGPQLAGDWNAKAPQEVWRRPIGAGWSGFVVVGDLTYTMEQRGESEYVACYRVADGEPIWTFKHEARHETGLGYVGPRSTPLIHNGKVYAVGATAQFFCLDAATGDVLWRHDLLAEFGETLDQANQLTAWGRASSPLLYRAQDRELIILPAGGPDHDHSTSLVAYDADSGEQVWTGGEQPISYASANLFQLGEETEVIIVNESTVAGHNPETGEQLWITDWPGNSSGDASCSQAVDIGDSQILVSKGYGVGARVFAIEKSADGKYNVNDIWEDTRLLKTKFTNVALKDGYIYGLNDGLLECVEASEGDRQWRQRGFGHGQLLLVGDKLLVMTEDGELVMVDATPDEYREEGRFQALESEISPNWNNLCITGDLMLVRNAEQAACYRLKTKQE; this is translated from the coding sequence ATGACCGAACCGGTCGAACCTAGTCCGAATGAAGATGCTGTGACCACCCAGGAGTCGAGCCCGCGGATTGTTCCGCCTGCTTACGTCTGGATCTTCAGCGGGCTGTTTCTGCTGCTGGCGATCTACGGCCAATGGGCGCCAGAGTTGGGAGACGGCGCGCTGGCCAGTTGGCACGACTCTGCGCCGATGCTGTTCGACGGGGCGGTTGGCAACGTGCTGACGTTGATTGGCGCCTTCTTTATGTTGGCCCTGCCAATCGCCTGGTTCGCGATCTTCAGCCGCTTCGACATCTACGTCCGGCTGATGCCGATCGTGGTTTGCCTTTCGGCGGTCGGCGTCTTCTTTATCTTCTTCAAGATCGTGCACAACGATGGCGAAATGAAGCCGAAGTTCGCCTATCGCTTTGGGCTCCGTCCCGACCAGCGGCTGGGCGAATTGGAAGGTGACGGCGCCGGCGAGAGCGTCAGCCTGCAAACGACCGAGCATGACTTTCCCCAGTTTCTGGGCCCGAACCGCAACCTGGTGGTCGCCGGACCGCAGTTGGCTGGCGATTGGAACGCTAAGGCGCCGCAGGAAGTTTGGCGTCGTCCGATTGGCGCTGGTTGGTCAGGGTTTGTCGTCGTGGGGGATCTCACTTACACCATGGAACAACGTGGCGAGAGCGAGTACGTCGCTTGCTATCGCGTGGCGGATGGTGAACCAATTTGGACCTTCAAGCATGAGGCTCGGCACGAGACAGGCCTGGGCTACGTCGGCCCGCGGTCGACCCCGCTCATTCACAACGGCAAAGTCTACGCGGTTGGCGCCACAGCCCAGTTCTTCTGTCTTGACGCTGCGACCGGCGACGTCTTGTGGCGCCACGATTTGCTGGCTGAATTTGGCGAAACGCTCGATCAGGCCAATCAGCTAACCGCCTGGGGCCGCGCCAGTTCGCCGCTGCTGTATCGGGCCCAAGATCGAGAGTTGATCATCCTGCCGGCCGGCGGACCCGATCACGACCATTCGACTTCGCTGGTCGCTTATGACGCTGACAGCGGCGAGCAGGTCTGGACCGGCGGCGAGCAGCCGATCAGCTACGCGTCGGCCAATCTGTTTCAGCTGGGGGAAGAAACCGAGGTCATCATCGTCAACGAAAGCACCGTCGCCGGGCACAACCCTGAAACCGGCGAGCAGCTCTGGATCACCGATTGGCCCGGCAACTCGTCCGGCGACGCCAGCTGCTCGCAGGCGGTCGACATCGGCGACAGTCAGATCTTGGTCAGCAAAGGGTATGGCGTTGGCGCCCGCGTGTTTGCAATCGAAAAGTCGGCCGACGGCAAGTACAACGTGAACGACATCTGGGAAGATACCCGCCTCTTGAAAACGAAGTTCACCAACGTCGCCCTGAAAGATGGCTACATCTACGGCCTCAACGATGGTTTGCTCGAATGCGTCGAAGCGAGTGAGGGAGATCGCCAGTGGCGGCAGCGCGGTTTCGGCCATGGGCAACTGCTGCTGGTCGGCGACAAGCTGCTGGTGATGACCGAAGATGGCGAACTGGTGATGGTCGACGCGACCCCCGACGAGTACCGCGAAGAAGGTCGCTTCCAGGCGCTGGAAAGCGAGATCTCGCCCAACTGGAACAACCTCTGCATCACCGGCGACCTGATGCTAGTCCGCAACGCCGAACAAGCCGCCTGTTATCGCCTAAAGACCAAGCAAGAGTAG
- a CDS encoding ACP S-malonyltransferase, translating to MPNSPPPFQRLSKTCFAFRGYNFENLGSTPQLLAHPAYGPIMRRRLVQCSEIASEHVGRKIDLIRRVEAREELGLNAYADAIALIIGAELAQLDILRELFHVEIEKSQYFLGYSLGEIVALCASGALTVEDAVGITTAMADDTASLAQGCQLAVVFCRKQALPLKLVQQCCIETNQEGDELVGVSAVLSPNSVLLIGEGTALERCREKLADQLPCRVFFKVNEHRWPPMHTPLVWRQSINTRAALFMAKMQSGLVAPKPPVLSMVTGKLSYDETNLRDTIYRWVDQPQLLWAVVYETLRSGTETIIHIGPGPNIIPATYHRLSDNVQLQTKGSLGSRTLSTFVNRPWLKNLLPERAALLRAPMIKHVMIEEWLLAQEL from the coding sequence ATGCCGAACTCCCCTCCACCCTTTCAGCGCCTCAGCAAGACCTGCTTCGCGTTTCGCGGCTACAACTTTGAGAACCTTGGCAGCACGCCGCAGCTGCTCGCCCATCCGGCCTACGGCCCGATCATGCGCCGCCGGCTAGTTCAGTGCAGCGAGATCGCCAGCGAGCATGTGGGGCGGAAGATCGACCTGATTCGCCGGGTCGAAGCCCGCGAAGAGTTAGGCCTGAACGCTTACGCCGACGCCATCGCCCTGATCATCGGGGCGGAACTGGCGCAGCTCGATATCTTGCGCGAGCTGTTTCATGTCGAGATCGAAAAGTCGCAATACTTTTTGGGATATAGCCTGGGCGAAATCGTCGCGCTGTGCGCTTCCGGCGCGCTGACCGTCGAAGATGCCGTCGGCATTACAACCGCCATGGCCGATGATACGGCCAGTCTGGCGCAAGGCTGTCAGTTGGCGGTCGTCTTTTGCCGCAAACAAGCGCTGCCGCTGAAGCTGGTTCAGCAGTGCTGTATTGAGACGAACCAGGAAGGGGACGAACTGGTCGGGGTGTCGGCGGTGCTGTCCCCCAACTCGGTGCTGCTGATCGGCGAAGGGACGGCGCTGGAGCGCTGCCGCGAGAAACTGGCCGATCAACTCCCCTGCCGCGTCTTTTTCAAAGTGAATGAACACCGCTGGCCGCCGATGCACACGCCGCTCGTCTGGCGGCAAAGCATCAACACCCGGGCAGCCCTCTTCATGGCCAAAATGCAAAGCGGCCTGGTCGCGCCCAAACCGCCGGTCTTGTCGATGGTGACCGGCAAGCTGAGCTACGACGAAACGAACCTGCGCGACACGATCTACCGCTGGGTCGACCAGCCGCAGCTGCTGTGGGCGGTCGTTTACGAAACCTTGCGCAGCGGGACCGAAACGATCATCCACATCGGCCCCGGACCGAACATCATCCCCGCGACATACCACCGCCTGTCCGACAACGTGCAACTGCAAACCAAGGGAAGCTTGGGTTCGCGGACGCTCTCAACCTTTGTGAATCGGCCGTGGCTGAAAAATCTGCTACCGGAACGGGCCGCCCTGTTGCGAGCGCCGATGATCAAGCATGTAATGATCGAAGAGTGGCTGCTGGCGCAAGAATTGTAG
- a CDS encoding DUF447 domain-containing protein → MPPMVLESLVTTIRPDGTVNVAPMGPLVDRQLTQFTLRPFKTSQTYQNLKQGSPVVVHVTDDVRLLAAAAIGAATEELIGPLTRCPQTGGVILQNTCRWYALQVVQLDDAQDRATIECMVAAQGRLRDFFGLNRALHAVVEGAILATRVDFLPLDGIEQDLERLRPLIEKTGGDPEREAFAQICDFVATKRGS, encoded by the coding sequence ATGCCGCCGATGGTGCTGGAAAGCCTGGTCACGACGATTCGCCCCGACGGCACGGTCAACGTGGCGCCGATGGGCCCGCTGGTTGATCGTCAGTTGACGCAGTTCACGCTGCGCCCCTTCAAGACGTCGCAGACCTATCAGAACTTGAAGCAAGGTTCGCCGGTGGTAGTGCATGTGACCGACGATGTGCGGCTGCTAGCCGCGGCGGCGATTGGCGCAGCGACCGAAGAGCTAATCGGACCGCTGACCCGCTGCCCACAGACAGGCGGCGTCATTTTGCAGAACACCTGTCGTTGGTACGCGCTGCAGGTGGTGCAGCTGGACGATGCGCAAGACCGCGCGACGATCGAGTGCATGGTCGCGGCGCAAGGACGCCTGCGAGATTTCTTCGGCTTGAATCGCGCGCTGCACGCGGTGGTCGAAGGGGCGATCTTGGCGACTCGGGTCGACTTTTTGCCACTCGACGGCATTGAGCAAGACCTAGAGCGACTACGCCCCCTGATCGAAAAGACCGGCGGAGATCCTGAACGAGAAGCGTTCGCACAAATCTGCGACTTCGTCGCGACAAAAAGAGGAAGTTGA
- a CDS encoding DUF6513 domain-containing protein, whose translation MSSPQFHFVTGRLAEPALRAILGDLAPRIGFGYTIQTMNITVAALMTADWVAARLEVPPGTTQVMVTGYCLGDLAVIAAKAGVPVERGPKDLRLLPTHFGENARGDDYGGYDIQIVAEINHAASFSLADLQAEGLRLAQDGADLIDVGCDPGATWEGVADAVAALRDVGLRVSIDSLNPVEIAAAVIAGAELVLSVNSSNVARAAEWNCEVIVIPDDPKTLAGLDATIARLEQDGVRYRIDPILEPIAFGFAESLARYVEVRRRYSQAELFMGIGNLTELTDVDSAGVNTLLLGFCQELGVRGVLTTQVINWARTSVKECDLARRLMHYAVEQKVLPKRIEPKLVTLRDDRVVYEKSEDLERLAATIRDNNYRLFADGETLHLVSRQLHLTSSDPFELFSQLMETAPTNVDPSHAFYLGFELCKALTANQLSKQYRQDESLDWGYLTQAEKLHRLKRGKTKSRENES comes from the coding sequence ATGTCGTCGCCGCAATTTCATTTCGTCACCGGACGGTTAGCCGAACCGGCGCTGCGCGCGATTCTGGGCGATCTCGCCCCGCGAATCGGCTTCGGCTACACCATCCAGACGATGAACATCACCGTCGCCGCCCTGATGACGGCCGATTGGGTCGCGGCGCGGTTGGAGGTTCCGCCGGGCACGACGCAGGTGATGGTGACCGGTTATTGCTTGGGAGATCTCGCCGTGATCGCCGCCAAGGCGGGCGTACCGGTCGAGCGCGGGCCGAAAGACTTGCGGCTGCTGCCGACCCATTTTGGCGAAAACGCCCGGGGCGATGACTACGGCGGCTACGACATCCAGATCGTCGCCGAGATCAACCACGCCGCCAGCTTCTCGCTCGCCGATCTACAGGCCGAAGGCTTGCGACTTGCCCAGGATGGCGCTGACCTGATCGACGTTGGCTGCGACCCTGGCGCCACGTGGGAAGGAGTCGCCGATGCCGTCGCGGCGCTGCGTGACGTCGGCCTGCGGGTGTCCATCGACAGTCTCAACCCGGTCGAAATCGCCGCCGCGGTAATAGCAGGCGCCGAGCTGGTCCTGTCGGTCAATTCCAGCAATGTCGCCCGTGCCGCCGAGTGGAATTGCGAAGTGATCGTCATTCCCGACGATCCAAAAACGCTGGCCGGCCTCGATGCGACCATCGCGCGGCTCGAGCAGGACGGCGTTCGCTATCGTATCGATCCGATCCTCGAGCCGATCGCGTTTGGGTTTGCCGAGAGTTTGGCCCGGTATGTCGAAGTGCGGCGGCGATATTCCCAGGCCGAGCTTTTCATGGGGATCGGCAACCTGACCGAACTGACCGACGTCGACTCGGCCGGGGTCAACACGCTGCTGCTTGGGTTTTGTCAGGAACTGGGCGTGCGGGGCGTCTTGACGACGCAGGTGATCAACTGGGCCCGCACCAGCGTGAAAGAGTGCGACCTGGCCCGGCGGCTGATGCACTACGCGGTCGAGCAAAAAGTGTTGCCGAAGCGGATCGAGCCGAAGCTGGTCACGCTGCGTGATGACCGCGTCGTCTACGAGAAAAGCGAAGACCTAGAGCGGCTGGCGGCGACCATCCGCGACAATAACTATCGGCTGTTCGCCGACGGAGAAACATTGCATTTGGTCAGTCGCCAATTGCATCTCACTTCCAGCGATCCGTTCGAGCTGTTCAGCCAACTGATGGAAACGGCGCCCACCAACGTCGACCCGTCGCACGCCTTCTATCTTGGCTTTGAGCTTTGCAAGGCGCTGACCGCCAATCAGCTAAGCAAGCAGTATCGCCAGGACGAATCGCTCGACTGGGGTTATCTAACGCAGGCCGAAAAGCTGCATCGCCTGAAGCGGGGCAAGACTAAATCGCGGGAGAACGAGTCGTGA
- a CDS encoding transporter, whose protein sequence is MRMLFACTFILATLLLTPDLAAAHPEDGALSQPPINTPMAPFAAGGHGHDLKDGRPDTHAPAGLMGDHVHHQGEVMVEYKFQKMFMDGNRYGSQSVSDTEALDVTGIPFMATPTRMDMNMHMLHFMYGATDNVTLYFMPMWMELTMDHLRRNGSTFTTYNSGFADLRFGALMLLHETDDSDLIFNLGMSVPTGNIHGTTTAANPMGAETLMPYPMQLGSGTFNFRPGITYKKYWERASSGVQLQTNLPIGENYRDYSVSDEFQLNWWFAQRIGQRGSLSFRTEGLWRDNYGGPGDPQLNPNTISTARTDMRGGFWLNLGVGGIYQFCDGSRLSVELVRPVYQDLEGVQLETDFQMFASWSKSW, encoded by the coding sequence ATGCGTATGCTGTTCGCCTGCACCTTCATTCTTGCCACGCTCCTACTGACGCCGGACTTGGCGGCAGCGCATCCCGAAGATGGCGCCCTGTCGCAGCCGCCGATCAATACGCCGATGGCGCCCTTCGCCGCCGGCGGTCATGGGCATGACCTGAAGGATGGTCGTCCCGACACGCATGCTCCGGCGGGCTTGATGGGGGATCATGTCCATCATCAGGGCGAGGTGATGGTCGAGTACAAGTTCCAAAAGATGTTCATGGACGGCAATCGGTATGGCTCGCAATCGGTCAGCGATACCGAAGCGCTCGACGTGACCGGCATTCCCTTCATGGCGACGCCGACCCGCATGGACATGAATATGCACATGCTCCACTTCATGTATGGCGCCACCGACAACGTCACGCTCTACTTCATGCCGATGTGGATGGAACTGACGATGGATCACCTGCGGCGGAATGGTTCGACCTTCACGACGTACAATAGCGGGTTCGCCGATCTTCGCTTTGGCGCCCTGATGCTGTTGCACGAAACGGACGACTCGGACTTGATCTTCAATCTGGGCATGAGCGTGCCGACCGGCAACATTCATGGCACGACCACCGCCGCCAACCCAATGGGCGCCGAGACGTTGATGCCTTACCCGATGCAGTTGGGTAGCGGTACGTTCAATTTTCGCCCCGGCATCACGTACAAGAAGTATTGGGAGCGGGCCAGCAGCGGCGTGCAACTGCAGACCAACCTGCCGATCGGCGAGAACTACCGCGACTACTCCGTCAGCGACGAATTTCAGCTGAACTGGTGGTTCGCCCAGCGCATCGGTCAGCGCGGTTCGCTCAGCTTCCGAACGGAAGGGCTGTGGCGCGACAACTACGGCGGCCCTGGCGATCCGCAGCTGAACCCCAACACGATCAGCACCGCCCGCACCGACATGCGGGGAGGCTTCTGGCTGAACCTGGGCGTCGGCGGCATCTACCAATTTTGCGATGGCAGCCGACTAAGCGTCGAACTGGTCCGCCCGGTCTATCAAGATCTGGAGGGCGTGCAGTTGGAGACTGATTTCCAGATGTTCGCCAGTTGGTCGAAGTCTTGGTAG